The proteins below are encoded in one region of Chloroflexota bacterium:
- a CDS encoding DUF1028 domain-containing protein has translation MTIHAHTFSIVARDAATGEMGVAVQSHWFGVGRLVAWAKAGVGAVATQALVEVAYGPRGLALMAQGMSAPEALAALLAEDEGRELRQVAMVDAQGRVAAHTGARCIAEAGHLVGEGFSVQANMMLNDRVWPAMYDAYQHAQGDLAERLVCALEAAQQAGGDVRGQQSAALLVVPAQATDRPWEDVVVDLRVEDHPAPIAELRRLLTVHRAYRRMNRGDELLGKGEVEAALAEYRAAAEMAPDIAELPFWHAVTLADMGRVDQALPIFRDVFARDPNLALLVQRLPAAGLLRDDPQMMARILSARPGA, from the coding sequence ATGACTATACATGCACATACCTTCTCCATTGTGGCCCGCGACGCGGCCACCGGCGAGATGGGCGTCGCGGTGCAGTCGCACTGGTTCGGTGTCGGCAGGCTTGTGGCCTGGGCGAAGGCAGGGGTGGGCGCCGTGGCCACCCAGGCGCTGGTGGAGGTGGCCTACGGACCGCGCGGCCTGGCGCTGATGGCGCAGGGGATGTCGGCGCCCGAGGCCCTGGCCGCGCTCCTGGCCGAAGACGAGGGCCGCGAACTCCGTCAGGTGGCGATGGTGGACGCGCAGGGGCGGGTGGCGGCGCACACCGGCGCGCGCTGCATCGCCGAGGCGGGGCACCTCGTCGGCGAGGGGTTCTCCGTCCAGGCCAACATGATGCTCAACGACCGCGTGTGGCCCGCCATGTACGACGCCTACCAGCACGCGCAGGGCGACCTGGCCGAGCGCCTCGTCTGCGCGCTGGAAGCGGCGCAGCAGGCCGGCGGCGACGTGCGCGGCCAGCAGAGCGCCGCGCTGCTCGTCGTCCCCGCGCAGGCCACCGACAGGCCGTGGGAGGATGTGGTTGTGGATTTGCGGGTGGAAGACCACCCCGCGCCCATCGCCGAACTGCGCCGCCTGCTCACCGTGCACCGCGCCTACCGCCGCATGAACCGAGGCGACGAACTGCTGGGCAAGGGCGAGGTGGAGGCGGCCCTGGCCGAATACCGCGCCGCCGCCGAGATGGCGCCCGACATCGCCGAACTCCCCTTCTGGCACGCGGTAACGCTGGCCGACATGGGACGGGTGGACCAGGCGTTGCCGATTTTCCGGGACGTGTTCGCCCGCGACCCCAACCTGGCGCTGCTGGTTCAGCGCCTTCCGGCGGCGGGGCTTCTGCGCGACGACCCGCAGATGATGGCGCGCATCCTGAGCGCGAGGCCGGGCGCGTAG
- the tgt gene encoding tRNA guanosine(34) transglycosylase Tgt: MSFSFDLQHEDTKTAARLGLLRTPHGHIPTPVFAPVGTQATVKTLAPRDLESLGATLILANTYHLYLRPGPDVVEEMGGLHRFMGWRGPILTDSGGFQVFSMEGLRKVTEDGVAFRSHVDGSEHIFTPEKVMRIQEQLGADIIMCFDECATPTDYAYSKAAMERTHRWAERCKVAHTRPDQALFGIVQGGIFPDLRRQSAEFIAGLGFPGIAIGGLSVGETKQDMYRTLEALEPYLPRRKPRYLMGVGSPEDLLECVARGVDMFDCVLPTRLARNGAVFMRAGRLNLRNAQYTRDPRPIEDGCGCYTCRHFSRAYMRHLVMSDEILGLHLATIHNVHFLLQLMQDIRKAIAEDRFALFKEAFLAEYRVTDEEVRARNRAARGKKRKSSADTPRTRRGKGT; this comes from the coding sequence ATGTCATTCTCATTTGACCTGCAACACGAAGACACGAAAACCGCCGCGCGGCTGGGCCTGTTGCGCACGCCCCACGGCCACATCCCGACGCCAGTCTTCGCGCCCGTGGGCACGCAGGCCACGGTGAAGACGCTGGCCCCCCGCGACCTGGAATCCCTGGGCGCCACGCTGATCCTCGCCAACACGTACCACCTCTACCTGCGCCCAGGCCCCGACGTCGTGGAGGAGATGGGCGGGTTGCACCGGTTCATGGGCTGGCGCGGCCCCATCCTGACGGATAGCGGCGGGTTCCAGGTGTTCAGCATGGAGGGCCTGCGCAAGGTTACCGAGGACGGCGTCGCGTTCCGGTCGCACGTGGACGGCTCCGAGCACATCTTCACGCCCGAAAAGGTCATGCGCATCCAGGAGCAACTGGGCGCGGACATCATCATGTGCTTTGACGAGTGCGCCACGCCCACGGACTACGCCTACAGCAAAGCGGCCATGGAGCGCACCCACCGCTGGGCCGAGCGGTGCAAGGTAGCCCACACCCGCCCCGACCAGGCGCTGTTCGGCATCGTCCAGGGGGGCATCTTCCCCGACCTGCGGCGGCAGAGCGCCGAGTTCATCGCGGGCCTGGGCTTTCCGGGCATCGCCATCGGCGGCTTGAGCGTGGGCGAGACCAAGCAGGACATGTACCGCACCCTGGAGGCGCTGGAGCCGTATCTGCCCCGGCGCAAGCCCCGCTACCTGATGGGCGTTGGCTCGCCCGAGGATTTGCTGGAATGCGTCGCGCGCGGCGTGGACATGTTTGATTGCGTGCTGCCCACGCGGTTGGCGCGGAACGGCGCGGTCTTCATGCGCGCGGGTCGCCTCAACCTGCGCAACGCCCAGTACACCCGCGACCCCCGGCCCATAGAGGACGGCTGCGGGTGCTACACCTGTCGGCACTTCTCGCGCGCCTACATGCGCCATCTGGTGATGAGCGATGAGATTCTCGGCCTGCACCTGGCCACCATCCACAACGTGCATTTCCTGCTGCAACTCATGCAGGACATCCGCAAGGCCATCGCCGAGGACAGGTTCGCGCTGTTCAAGGAGGCCTTTCTGGCCGAATACCGCGTTACCGACGAGGAGGTGCGCGCCCGGAATCGCGCGGCGCGCGGCAAAAAGCGCAAGTCGAGCGCCGATACTCCGCGCACGCGGCGAGGCAAGGGCACGTAG